A single genomic interval of Deltaproteobacteria bacterium harbors:
- a CDS encoding YlxR family protein translates to MGCRVVRSKAELLRFVVDGGGGVRFDEAQRRRGRGAYACASVTCLEQAGARGGFARAFRRRVPARSGADLQREVQTARAAAERKASGVG, encoded by the coding sequence GTGGGCTGTCGCGTCGTGCGATCGAAGGCCGAGCTGTTGAGGTTCGTGGTGGACGGAGGCGGGGGGGTTCGGTTCGACGAGGCGCAGCGGCGGCGAGGACGTGGAGCCTACGCTTGCGCCAGCGTGACCTGCCTGGAGCAGGCCGGAGCACGGGGAGGTTTCGCGCGGGCGTTTCGGCGGCGTGTGCCGGCGCGGAGCGGTGCGGACCTCCAGCGCGAGGTGCAGACTGCTCGTGCGGCGGCTGAGCGGAAAGCCTCCGGAGTGGGTTAG